One Prochlorococcus marinus XMU1411 genomic window, CTTCAAGAGAAGCAAGTCGGTTTGGGAATGAAAGTTCTCCTATAAGAAGAAGAGCTCCTGAAGATAAAAATAGTAATCAATCAGAAATAAATAACTTTGGTGAGAGACGAAACACATCTCGCAATGAAGCTAAAACAGGATCAAGACCTAGAATAAATCGGAAAGTTTCTAGACAAGATAATATTTCTTCGCCTGATGATTCTTCTCCATTAAGAAAGAAACCTACTAGATCTCCTATCAGGCAGCAAACTTCAACAGCTCAAGTAGAAGATGCTTCATTCAAAGATACTAATCAAGTCAAAAAAACACGTGAGACTCGTAGAGTAAGCTCTTCAGCGAGATCAAGTTCAAAAAATCAAAATGGTAGATATACCGTTGGAACAGACAAAAGGAAACCTAGAGATAACAGTTCTAGATTTGATGATTAATTATAAAATTCCTGCCCATTTTAAAAACGATTGTTGACTAAACAATTCAATCAGAATTATCGCTAGGAATCCGATCATTGCAAATCTTCCATTAATAATTTCAGAATAATTACTCCATCCGAATTTATATTCATCTTCAATATCTATTGATTGTTCAGCTAATTTAATATCTGTAGTTTGTTCATTGATATTATTCGCATCTTTTTCTTTGTCAAAAGAACTCTCATTCACTAAATTAGAGGCTTCTGAGTTACTTTGTTCTTCTTTAGAATTCATTTTTTTTACTAGTCTCTAAAATTATACTTATCAGAAGTCAATAATTTCCAGTCTCCTTTTCCATTTAACTCTAAAATATTTTCATGAAAATCTTTCAAGCTTGGTCTGTGTCCAACACTAATAAGAGAAAGCTCCCTTTTTTTTAGTAGACAGTATAGTTTTTTTTCGGTTTCAATATCTAAAGCACTTGTTGCCTCATCAAGTACTGCAAATCTTGGAGAATTTAGTAAAAGCCTAGCAAAAGCTAATCTTTGTTGTTCTCCTAAAGAAAGTATTCTTGGCCAATCTTGTTTGATATCAAGATTAGGATAACGATCGACTAAGGATTGCAAATTTACTTCATGAAGTACAGAAGTAAGATGATCATCACTAAATTTTTTTACTTCTGTGGGATAACATAATTGCTCTCTTAAAGAACCTAGTAACATGTAAGGCTTTTGTGGAATGAATAATAATTCCCCAATTTTTGGTTTTTTTATTACTCCATGATCGGGCTCCCATAAACCACTAATCATTCTTAGTAAAGATGTCTTTCCACATCCAGAAGGTCCTACAACCAAAAGTGATTGATTATTGTCGATACTCAAATTTAAATTTTTAATTATTGTTTTATTTGAACCTGGTGGGCATAGGTCAGCATTATTAATAAGAATAGAGGGATAATCTGAAATAACCTTTCGATTTATTGTAGGGCTAGATTGACTTATAGATTCGACTTTTGATTGGAATCCTTCTAATCTTCCAATCCCAGCAGTAAACTTTGCAAGTTCTTCTATTTGATTAACAATGAAAAACAATGAACCTTCGACCATTCCAAATGCAAAGCTTGCCTGAATAAAGCGACCATAATCAATATCCCCTTTAAAGTAAGGTATTGCCATTATTAAATATGGAAAGAAATTTCCAGCATAATTAATGGATCTTCTCATGACATCAATTATTACTCTCCATATAATCAGTAAATTAAAGTTTCTCACAACTTCTCCTAATCGCCTTTCGGTTTCACTTCGCTCAGGATTCTCTCCAGAGTAAAAGGCTATTGATTCAGCATTATCTCTAATATGCACTAATCCATATCGAAAATCTGCTTCGTATCTGAGTTGATCAAAGTCTATCTTTACAAGATTTTTACCAGCAATTAAAAGGATAGAAGTAGCAAATGCAGCATAACCAAATAAAGAAAAAGTAAGTGTTGTACTAATACTCCATAAAATAAGAATATTAAGTGAAAATGTTAATAGGGCATCAAAAATACCTAAAGTGAAAGAAAGACTTTGTCCGGTAAAAGCTCTGGTATCATCTGTGATTCTTTGATCAGGATTATCTACATCAGTTTGTTCTTCATCATTGGGATTTAATTGGTAATAAGCTTTATTAGTCATATAATCTTTGACTAAACTTTTCGAAAGCCATTCTCTCCAAATTATTCCTAATTTATATGTAAAAAATATTTGTGAAACACGTATTGGTAGAGCTATAGCGAAACAACACGCGTAAATCCCTAATATACGATAAAACCCATCTTCTTGTTTTTCTACCAAAGCATTTGTTAAATCTCTTGCTATAAATCCTATTCCTGCGTTTATTCCGTTTACAGCTAAAAGCATTAATACAATTATTGCAAGGAATAACCAATGTAACCATCTACGGTTTTTTAATTGACGTCTTAAACTAAAAAAGCTGCCTGATCCAATCAGAAATAAGGCAGAGAAAAGCAATCCCCAGCTACCAGCCCAAATTGAATTGACAGTACTTACTACACCTCCGAAATACTTTTCAAGAAAAATTGGTTGAAAGCTTTCAAAAAAACTGATTATTCCTGTAAGGCCAACAAGTACTACTCCACCAACACAAAATAAAAGAGAAATCAAAAGCCATATGAATTGAAATCCATTACATTGGTCAATGGGAAGAAAAAATGGCTGAGATAGTTTCCTTAATTTTTGTAATTGGTAAAGTATTTTGGATTTATTTTTAACTGCTTTATTCATTACTCGACAAATTTTATAAAATAAATTATAACTTTTAGAAGTCTATTGACCAAAGCCAATAAATGAAAGTACCCAGTCAGGTAAATTTAAGTAATTCAAAATTGTTGCATCAAATTCATGAACTTTTGGAAATGATTTATCTAATAACCACCATAAAAGGAAAGGTAAATTAAATAAAATTTGTAATTGCCATTTATAAGTTAAAACTTTCCAAATTTTTATTAACTTAGTTTTGAGTGAATCGTCTAGATCTTCCCAATTTTTTGAGATTAAATTGAATAAATTTTTGGATTCAGTATTTAAGGAATCTGGAGTATTCATTTTGTTTTTACTTATTTATAACCCAAAAACATTTCTTTCGAGAGTTTTAACCTGGGGGCCAATTCATTTTTCTTCCAGATAAAAAATGAATATGCAAATGAAAAACTGTTTGTCCGGATTCAGCTCCAGTATTAATTACTGTTCTCCAATTAGTTAAATTTTTTGATTTAGCTATTTTACTACCAACAAACATTAAATGCCCTAATAAATTTGCATCTCCTTCAATACAATCTAATAAACTAATAATTGGCTTTTTTGGGATCACTAAAAAATGTACTGGTGCTTGTGCTTGGATATCATTAAAAGCAATACAAAACTCATCTTCATAAAGCTTATCGCAGGGTATTTCTTTATTAATTATTTTTTGAAATATTGTAGTTTCAGTCATTAGATTAATTAATAGAAATTACGTCTTTTTCGTTGAACCCTTCCTTTATAAGTTCTTTGTTCAAATCATCTTTTGATGTAACTCTATCAACAAATAATATTCCGTTTAAGTGATCCATTTCGTGTTGAATACACCTCGCCAGAAGTCCATCTGCTTTCATTTTACGTGGTCTCCCCATTTCATCTCTAAATTTTAATTTTATAGTTGATGGTCTTACTACATTCAAATATACGCCAGGTATACTTAAGCAGCCTTCTTCGTATGAATTAAGGGTTGTTCCAAAGTCTGTAATTTCTGGATTGATTAATATTAGAGGTTCTGCTGCTGAATCTTCAAAATTTACATCTATGACAAGAAGCTCTTTATTGATACCAATTTGAGGTGCAGCAAGTCCAATTCCTTTAGCTGCATACATGCTTTGAAGCATTTCTCTAGCAAGTTTTCTAATCGATTCATCAACCTTAGTTATTCTTTTGGAATTTTGTCTTAATACATCATCACCAAGTTTATAAATGTCTAGAGATGGCTTACCTGTTTGTTCTTTTGCAATTTTTTCCGCGCTCCCAATTGTTTTTGACTTTTTTGCAAGTTGTGAAAAATGGTTAGCCACGTTAAAAAAGTTTTTAATTAAGAGTTTAGCTATAAAAATACTAGCACTTTAATTTACGTTCTTTATAATTTTTAAATGAGTAATGATGATAAGCTAAGAGTTAGTAAAACAGAATCTAAAAAAGCTTTTAAGGAATTAACTATTATTAGGGATACAATTTTTTGGATTGATGTTGTTGGTGAAGGTCAAAATGAAAATGCAATTTTTGCAAGACCATTTAATGACAAAGAAGCGTTTCCCCAGAAATTAACAAGTAAAAAATATAATATTAAAAATAATTTTCATGGATATGGTGGTAAATCTTATAAATGTATAGATTTTAATAATAATTTTTATTTGATATGGATAGATCAGATTACAAAGGCAGTATGGTTTCAAATTTTTAGAGAGGCAGCATCAAATTATAGAAGCCAAAATAAATATCTCGTTTCAGTTCAAGAACCTAGTCAACTATCTAAATCAATTGATGGAAATTTTGATTCTTCATTTGTCATTTCTGAAAAATTTTTTTTGTATGGAATTTGCGAAATAAATAATAGAGATTATTTATTTTCATTAAATTTAAAAAAAACTAAACAAGATATTCATCTAATAAAAAAATTTAAAAATTTTGCTGGAGAATTATCTTCTAATAAATCTGCTAACTTACTTTCTTGGATAGAGTGGGATTCTCCATATATGCCCTGGGAGAAAAATGAGCTGTTTTTTGCTCAAATAGATTTAGATGGCGAGATACAAAAAATAAGAAAATTCTCAAATAAGCTGATAAATTTCAAAAAAAACGTTTCTTTTTTTCAACCCTATTGGATAAGTGAAACACTTTTAGTATGCTCTGAAGATAGTTCTGGATGGTGGAACTTATTGTTTTTAGATGTTAGTAAAATTGAGAATATTGTTATTAAGAAAAGAGTACAGAGAAATTTGATTGAATATGGATCACCGCAATGGGTAACTGGAATAACATTCTTTTCAGGGACAATAAAAAATTTATTTTGTATAGCAAAAAAAGAAAATAGTTTAATAGTGGAACAATATAAAGATCTTGAATTTGTTAAAGAATTTTCTACTCCTTTTACCTCAATAGGTGATTTCAGTGTTTTCCGGGAAAAAGTTCTTTTAAAAGGTTATGGATCTGATTTTTTGGGAATTGTATTTGAAATTGATTTTGCACAAAAAGTTTTATCAAATTTTTCTGAGCAGATATTTTTTGAACATATAAAAGATTGTTCAAAACCTGTAACATTTTGGTTTAAAGGTTTTGAGGCCCAATCTACTCATTCTTTTCTTTATAGGCCGCTTTTCGACAATTTTAGAAAGCCACCGCTCCTTGTTAGAGCACATAGCGGACCGACTTCATGTTTTGATGGATCATATAATTCTGAAGTTCAATATTGGACGTCGAAGGGATTTTTTGTTGCTGAAGTTAATTATGGAGGATCATCAGGATTTGGCAAAGCATATAGAGAGAGGTTGAACTATAAATGGGGTATTGTTGATTCTTATGATTGCAAAGCACTAGCTCTTGAATTGATTAAATCAAATCAAGTTGATAGTGAAAAAGTAGTAATTTTTGGCAATAGTGCTGGTGGGTTAACTGCACTTAATTGTTTATTATATGGGTCTATTTTTACAGCAGCAATTTGTAAATATCCTGTTATTGATTTGAAGGATATGTATTACAACACTCATAGGTTTGAAAAAGATTATTTAAATTCTTTGGTAGGAAATTATGCAAAAAATCATGATGATTATATAAATAGATCACCGATAAATCATATTAACAAAATAAAAAAACCTATCTTATTGTTTCATGGAAAAAAGGATGCAGTTATTTCTTATAAACAAACTTTAAAAATTAAAGAGATTTTGATTCAGAATAATAAATATTCAGAAGTTATTTTTTTTGATAATGAAGGGCATGGTTTTAGAAATATTGAAAATAAAGAAGTAGTAATGCAAAAATCTCAGGAATTTTTAAAAAATGCTTTAAATATTTAAGAATTGATTTTTAGAAAATCAATAGTATCTTTTAATTGTTCTATAAACATATCAATTTCTTCCTTATTGGTTGTGAAATTCATGCTGATTCTAGCTGTTGATTTAATTCCAATGTATCTGTGAAGAGGTTGACAGCAATGGTGACCACTTCTGATGCAAATTCCTTTTGAATCAAGAATTTCAGCAATATCATTTGAATGTATATTTTTTATATAAAAAGTGGCAAGTGAGGCTCTGTCTGGATCTATCTCAGGCGATGGACCTATGATTTCAATATTTTCTATTTGATTTAATTTTTCAAATAAATATTTAGTAATAGTCTTTTCATATTCATGAATTTCATTCAATCCAATATTGTTAATATAATTAATTGCTTCTGCAAGACCTATTGCTTCTGCAATGGCTGGAGTTCCAGCTTCAAATTTGTGTGGTAGCTCTGCCCAAGTACTTGTCTCTTCAAAAACATCTTGAATCATTTCCCCACCTCCAAAGAGAGGAGGAATTTTTTCTAGGATTTCTTTTCTTGACCAGAGGAAACCAATACCTGTAGGACCGCATAGCTTATGTCCTGATCCAGCTAAAAAATCTATATTAAGATCAATCACATCCAGTTTTTGATGGGCTAAACTTTGGCATGCATCTATTAATACTAAAGAACCTTTTTGTTTAGCTAATTTAGTTATTTCTTTGATTGGATTACAGCAACCTAAAGTGTTACTAACATGTACTATGCTAACAAGCTTAGTTCTAGATGTTAGTTTTGATTTAAAGTCGTCTATATCTAATTTCCCATCTTTATCTATACCTATAAATTTTAATTTGCATTTATTTTTTGCTGCAACCATTTGCCATGGAACAATATTGCTATGATGCTCCATTATTGACAAGAGAATTTCATCATTTTCTTTTAATGAATATTC contains:
- a CDS encoding alpha/beta hydrolase family protein, whose protein sequence is MSNDDKLRVSKTESKKAFKELTIIRDTIFWIDVVGEGQNENAIFARPFNDKEAFPQKLTSKKYNIKNNFHGYGGKSYKCIDFNNNFYLIWIDQITKAVWFQIFREAASNYRSQNKYLVSVQEPSQLSKSIDGNFDSSFVISEKFFLYGICEINNRDYLFSLNLKKTKQDIHLIKKFKNFAGELSSNKSANLLSWIEWDSPYMPWEKNELFFAQIDLDGEIQKIRKFSNKLINFKKNVSFFQPYWISETLLVCSEDSSGWWNLLFLDVSKIENIVIKKRVQRNLIEYGSPQWVTGITFFSGTIKNLFCIAKKENSLIVEQYKDLEFVKEFSTPFTSIGDFSVFREKVLLKGYGSDFLGIVFEIDFAQKVLSNFSEQIFFEHIKDCSKPVTFWFKGFEAQSTHSFLYRPLFDNFRKPPLLVRAHSGPTSCFDGSYNSEVQYWTSKGFFVAEVNYGGSSGFGKAYRERLNYKWGIVDSYDCKALALELIKSNQVDSEKVVIFGNSAGGLTALNCLLYGSIFTAAICKYPVIDLKDMYYNTHRFEKDYLNSLVGNYAKNHDDYINRSPINHINKIKKPILLFHGKKDAVISYKQTLKIKEILIQNNKYSEVIFFDNEGHGFRNIENKEVVMQKSQEFLKNALNI
- the def gene encoding peptide deformylase, producing MANHFSQLAKKSKTIGSAEKIAKEQTGKPSLDIYKLGDDVLRQNSKRITKVDESIRKLAREMLQSMYAAKGIGLAAPQIGINKELLVIDVNFEDSAAEPLILINPEITDFGTTLNSYEEGCLSIPGVYLNVVRPSTIKLKFRDEMGRPRKMKADGLLARCIQHEMDHLNGILFVDRVTSKDDLNKELIKEGFNEKDVISIN
- a CDS encoding aminotransferase class V-fold PLP-dependent enzyme, whose amino-acid sequence is METIQNFPEITKKDFPLLNKTLKSNEQIIYLDHAATTQKPVQVLKKIDEYYKNFNANVHRGAHQLSAKATEAFENARYLISKYIKANSAKEIIFTRNATEAINLVARSWGEYSLKENDEILLSIMEHHSNIVPWQMVAAKNKCKLKFIGIDKDGKLDIDDFKSKLTSRTKLVSIVHVSNTLGCCNPIKEITKLAKQKGSLVLIDACQSLAHQKLDVIDLNIDFLAGSGHKLCGPTGIGFLWSRKEILEKIPPLFGGGEMIQDVFEETSTWAELPHKFEAGTPAIAEAIGLAEAINYINNIGLNEIHEYEKTITKYLFEKLNQIENIEIIGPSPEIDPDRASLATFYIKNIHSNDIAEILDSKGICIRSGHHCCQPLHRYIGIKSTARISMNFTTNKEEIDMFIEQLKDTIDFLKINS
- a CDS encoding histidine triad nucleotide-binding protein translates to MTETTIFQKIINKEIPCDKLYEDEFCIAFNDIQAQAPVHFLVIPKKPIISLLDCIEGDANLLGHLMFVGSKIAKSKNLTNWRTVINTGAESGQTVFHLHIHFLSGRKMNWPPG
- a CDS encoding ABC transporter ATP-binding protein/permease, whose amino-acid sequence is MNKAVKNKSKILYQLQKLRKLSQPFFLPIDQCNGFQFIWLLISLLFCVGGVVLVGLTGIISFFESFQPIFLEKYFGGVVSTVNSIWAGSWGLLFSALFLIGSGSFFSLRRQLKNRRWLHWLFLAIIVLMLLAVNGINAGIGFIARDLTNALVEKQEDGFYRILGIYACCFAIALPIRVSQIFFTYKLGIIWREWLSKSLVKDYMTNKAYYQLNPNDEEQTDVDNPDQRITDDTRAFTGQSLSFTLGIFDALLTFSLNILILWSISTTLTFSLFGYAAFATSILLIAGKNLVKIDFDQLRYEADFRYGLVHIRDNAESIAFYSGENPERSETERRLGEVVRNFNLLIIWRVIIDVMRRSINYAGNFFPYLIMAIPYFKGDIDYGRFIQASFAFGMVEGSLFFIVNQIEELAKFTAGIGRLEGFQSKVESISQSSPTINRKVISDYPSILINNADLCPPGSNKTIIKNLNLSIDNNQSLLVVGPSGCGKTSLLRMISGLWEPDHGVIKKPKIGELLFIPQKPYMLLGSLREQLCYPTEVKKFSDDHLTSVLHEVNLQSLVDRYPNLDIKQDWPRILSLGEQQRLAFARLLLNSPRFAVLDEATSALDIETEKKLYCLLKKRELSLISVGHRPSLKDFHENILELNGKGDWKLLTSDKYNFRD
- a CDS encoding chlorophyll a/b-binding protein, producing MNSKEEQSNSEASNLVNESSFDKEKDANNINEQTTDIKLAEQSIDIEDEYKFGWSNYSEIINGRFAMIGFLAIILIELFSQQSFLKWAGIL